A genomic segment from Peromyscus maniculatus bairdii isolate BWxNUB_F1_BW_parent chromosome 11, HU_Pman_BW_mat_3.1, whole genome shotgun sequence encodes:
- the Fcrlb gene encoding Fc receptor-like B, protein MWTLAALLLLVPCSGRAATLEKPILSLHPPWTTIFKGERVMLRCDGYHPLLLELRPIRTLWYLGHVLLPSHKKSIEVHTPGVYRCQTRGAPVSDPIHLSVSNDWLILQVPYAAVFEGEPLVMRCRGWYDKVVYKLHYYHDGQAVRYFHSSTNYTVLQARASDSGHYQCSGTMRIPVESAPMFSSKVAVTVQELFQTPVLRTLSPLEARGRVVLRCETRLHPQKRDTPLQFAFYKYSRPVRRFDWVAEYTVPEPETEELESYWCEAATTTRSVRKRSPWLQLPGRGSALDLASTTAPAPQAAALAPGDKPLSFRKTPVSRSVSSDTSVPNSTFAGLQFPAGHVPTAGPHVCAPLPTSVEQSREALQPKVDLLLREMRLLKGLLSRVVLGLNDPQALRELTETPETPNPHVSVSPGTPETTVMEGGVDS, encoded by the exons ATGTGGACACTTGCAGCCCTCCTGCTCCTGG TGCCATGCAGTGGGCGAGCTG ctaCTCTGGAGAAGCCCATATTGTCTCTACATCCACCTTGGACTACAATCTTCAAGGGGGAGCGGGTGATGCTGCGATGTGATGGATACCACCCTCTGCTGCTAGAGCTCCGGCCCATTAGAACGCTCTGGTAtttgggccatgttctcctgccTTCCCACAAGAAGAGCATTGAGGTGCACACACCGGGAGTGTATCGATGTCAAACACGTGGAGCACCCGTCAGTGACCCCATCCACCTCTCTGTGTCTAATG ACTGGTTAATTCTGCAAGTGCCATACGCTGCAGTGTTCGAGGGGGAGCCCCTGGTGATGCGCTGCCGTGGCTGGTACGACAAAGTCGTCTACAAGCTCCACTACTACCACGATGGCCAGGCCGTGAGATACTTCCATTCTAGTACCAACTACACGGTGTTACAGGCGCGAGCTAGCGACAGCGGTCACTACCAGTGCTCTGGCACCATGCGCATCCCGGTGGAGAGTGCGCCCATGTTCTCCTCCAAGGTGGCTGTCACCGTGCAAG AGCTGTTCCAGACACCGGTGCTCAGGACTCTGAGCCCGCTGGAGGCGCGCGGTCGCGTGGTCCTGCGCTGCGAGACGCGCCTGCACCCGCAGAAGCGGGACACGCCGCTGCAGTTCGCCTTCTACAAGTACAGCCGGCCGGTCCGCCGCTTCGACTGGGTCGCCGAGTATACGGTCCCCGAGCCCGAGACCGAGGAACTCGAATCGTACTGGTGCGAGGCCGCCACCACTACTCGAAGTGTCCGGAAACGCAGCCCCTGGCTGCAGCTCCCCGGGCGGG GCTCTGCCCTGGATCTGGCGTCCACCACTGCCCCCGCCCCACAGGCTGCAGCCTTGGCGCCCGGGGACAAGCCGCTTTCCTTCCGGAAGACCCCAGTGTCCAGATCCGTTTCGTCAGACACTTCCGTCCCCAACAGCACCTTTGCGGGGCTGCAGTTCCCCGCGGGCCACGTCCCCACTGCCGGGCCTCACGTCTGCGCGCCTCTGCCCACGTCCGTGGAACAGTCGCGCGAAGCTCTGCAGCCCAAAGTGGACCTCCTGCTTCGGGAGATGCGGCTGCTCAAAGGGCTTCTGAGCCGCgtggtcctgggattaaatgaCCCACAGGCCCTCCGCGAGCTTACCGAGACCCCCGAGACCCCCAATCCTCACGTTTCTGTGAGCCCGGGAACCCCAGAGACCACTGTCATGGAGGGCGGAGTGGACAGCTAG
- the Fcrla gene encoding Fc receptor-like A isoform X2 translates to MKLSCVLMTWALYVCPAVLLATQMLPAASSETLKCEGPFSMDQSSCHTEEEEEEEEAADVTHSSDTDFQVKGYKFSKPFHLIVSYGPATSIFEGDPLVLHCRAWQDWPLTQVIFYRDGSALGPPGPKREFSINVVQRSDSGQYHCSGIFRSSGPGSRETASPVAITVQELFPSPVLKALPSSEPQEGGSVTLSCQTKLSLQRSASRLLFSFYKDGRPLSIRGVSSELQIPKASEEHSGSYWCEAATEDRQVWKQSPQLEIRVQGPLNSADSSVLNPALQKSTASETSPAEPADPLAPPPAPSAEPLGFSSADPHLYHQIRLLLKQMQDVKVLLGHLVMELRDLTVYLKPGVTNAADK, encoded by the exons ATGAAGCTGAGCTGTGTCCTCATGACATGGGCTCTTTATGTCTGTCCCGCTGTGCTCCTGGCAACCCAGATGTTACCGG CTGCCAGTTCGGAGACTCTGAAGTGTGAAGGACCTTTCAGCATGGATCAGAGCAGCTGCcacactgaggaggaggaggaggaggaggaggcggcggatGTGACCCATTCCAGTGACACCGACTTCCAGGTCAAGGGCTACAAGTTCAGTAAACCCTTCCATCTCATCGTTTCCTATG GTCCAGCTACATCCATATTTGAAGGAGACCCACTGGTTCTGCACTGTCGTGCCTGGCAAGACTGGCCACTGACTCAGGTCATCTTCTACCGAGATGGCTCAGCCCTGGGTCCTCCTGGACCTAAAAGAGAATTCTCTATCAATGTGGTGCAAAGGTCAGACAGTGGGCAATACCACTGCAGTGGCATCTTCAGGAGCTCTGGTCCTGGGAGCCGAGAGACTGCATCCCCTGTGGCTATCACAGTCCAAG AATTGTTCCCATCCCCAGTTCTTAAAGCCTTACcatccagtgagccccaggaggGAGGCTCAGTGACCCTGAGTTGTCAGACAAAGTTGTCCCTGCAGAGGTCAGCTTCCcgcctcctcttctccttctacaAGGATGGAAGGCCACTGAGTATCAGAGGCGTCTCTTCAGAACTCCAGATCCCCAAGGCTTCAGAGGAGCACTCTGGCTCCTACTGGTGTGAGGCAGCTACTGAGGACAGGCAAGTGTGGAAGCAGAGCCCTCAGCTGGAGATCCGGGTGCAGG GTCCCTTAAATTCTGCTGATTCCTCCGTCTTGAATCCAGCTCTTCAGAAATCAACTGCTTCAGAAACTTCTCCTGCCGAGCCCGCTGATCCTCTGGCCCCACCACCTGCTCCTTCTGCTGAGCCCCTGGGATTCTCCTCTGCAGACCCTCACTTATATCACCAGATACGCCTTCTTCTCAAACAAATGCAGGATGTAAAAGTTCTCCTTGGTCATCTGGTCATGGAGCTGAGGGACTTGACTGTCTACCTGAAGCCTGGTGTCACAAATGCTGCTGACAAGTGA
- the Fcrla gene encoding Fc receptor-like A isoform X6: protein MDQSSCHTEEEEEEEEAADVTHSSDTDFQVKGYKFSKPFHLIVSYDWLILQGPATSIFEGDPLVLHCRAWQDWPLTQVIFYRDGSALGPPGPKREFSINVVQRSDSGQYHCSGIFRSSGPGSRETASPVAITVQELFPSPVLKALPSSEPQEGGSVTLSCQTKLSLQRSASRLLFSFYKDGRPLSIRGVSSELQIPKASEEHSGSYWCEAATEDRQVWKQSPQLEIRVQGPLNSADSSVLNPALQKSTASETSPAEPADPLAPPPAPSAEPLGFSSADPHLYHQIRLLLKQMQDVKVLLGHLVMELRDLTVYLKPGVTNAADK from the exons ATGGATCAGAGCAGCTGCcacactgaggaggaggaggaggaggaggaggcggcggatGTGACCCATTCCAGTGACACCGACTTCCAGGTCAAGGGCTACAAGTTCAGTAAACCCTTCCATCTCATCGTTTCCTATG ACTGGCTGATCCTCCAAGGTCCAGCTACATCCATATTTGAAGGAGACCCACTGGTTCTGCACTGTCGTGCCTGGCAAGACTGGCCACTGACTCAGGTCATCTTCTACCGAGATGGCTCAGCCCTGGGTCCTCCTGGACCTAAAAGAGAATTCTCTATCAATGTGGTGCAAAGGTCAGACAGTGGGCAATACCACTGCAGTGGCATCTTCAGGAGCTCTGGTCCTGGGAGCCGAGAGACTGCATCCCCTGTGGCTATCACAGTCCAAG AATTGTTCCCATCCCCAGTTCTTAAAGCCTTACcatccagtgagccccaggaggGAGGCTCAGTGACCCTGAGTTGTCAGACAAAGTTGTCCCTGCAGAGGTCAGCTTCCcgcctcctcttctccttctacaAGGATGGAAGGCCACTGAGTATCAGAGGCGTCTCTTCAGAACTCCAGATCCCCAAGGCTTCAGAGGAGCACTCTGGCTCCTACTGGTGTGAGGCAGCTACTGAGGACAGGCAAGTGTGGAAGCAGAGCCCTCAGCTGGAGATCCGGGTGCAGG GTCCCTTAAATTCTGCTGATTCCTCCGTCTTGAATCCAGCTCTTCAGAAATCAACTGCTTCAGAAACTTCTCCTGCCGAGCCCGCTGATCCTCTGGCCCCACCACCTGCTCCTTCTGCTGAGCCCCTGGGATTCTCCTCTGCAGACCCTCACTTATATCACCAGATACGCCTTCTTCTCAAACAAATGCAGGATGTAAAAGTTCTCCTTGGTCATCTGGTCATGGAGCTGAGGGACTTGACTGTCTACCTGAAGCCTGGTGTCACAAATGCTGCTGACAAGTGA
- the Fcrla gene encoding Fc receptor-like A isoform X1 has protein sequence MKLSCVLMTWALYVCPAVLLATQMLPAASSETLKCEGPFSMDQSSCHTEEEEEEEEAADVTHSSDTDFQVKGYKFSKPFHLIVSYDWLILQGPATSIFEGDPLVLHCRAWQDWPLTQVIFYRDGSALGPPGPKREFSINVVQRSDSGQYHCSGIFRSSGPGSRETASPVAITVQELFPSPVLKALPSSEPQEGGSVTLSCQTKLSLQRSASRLLFSFYKDGRPLSIRGVSSELQIPKASEEHSGSYWCEAATEDRQVWKQSPQLEIRVQGPLNSADSSVLNPALQKSTASETSPAEPADPLAPPPAPSAEPLGFSSADPHLYHQIRLLLKQMQDVKVLLGHLVMELRDLTVYLKPGVTNAADK, from the exons ATGAAGCTGAGCTGTGTCCTCATGACATGGGCTCTTTATGTCTGTCCCGCTGTGCTCCTGGCAACCCAGATGTTACCGG CTGCCAGTTCGGAGACTCTGAAGTGTGAAGGACCTTTCAGCATGGATCAGAGCAGCTGCcacactgaggaggaggaggaggaggaggaggcggcggatGTGACCCATTCCAGTGACACCGACTTCCAGGTCAAGGGCTACAAGTTCAGTAAACCCTTCCATCTCATCGTTTCCTATG ACTGGCTGATCCTCCAAGGTCCAGCTACATCCATATTTGAAGGAGACCCACTGGTTCTGCACTGTCGTGCCTGGCAAGACTGGCCACTGACTCAGGTCATCTTCTACCGAGATGGCTCAGCCCTGGGTCCTCCTGGACCTAAAAGAGAATTCTCTATCAATGTGGTGCAAAGGTCAGACAGTGGGCAATACCACTGCAGTGGCATCTTCAGGAGCTCTGGTCCTGGGAGCCGAGAGACTGCATCCCCTGTGGCTATCACAGTCCAAG AATTGTTCCCATCCCCAGTTCTTAAAGCCTTACcatccagtgagccccaggaggGAGGCTCAGTGACCCTGAGTTGTCAGACAAAGTTGTCCCTGCAGAGGTCAGCTTCCcgcctcctcttctccttctacaAGGATGGAAGGCCACTGAGTATCAGAGGCGTCTCTTCAGAACTCCAGATCCCCAAGGCTTCAGAGGAGCACTCTGGCTCCTACTGGTGTGAGGCAGCTACTGAGGACAGGCAAGTGTGGAAGCAGAGCCCTCAGCTGGAGATCCGGGTGCAGG GTCCCTTAAATTCTGCTGATTCCTCCGTCTTGAATCCAGCTCTTCAGAAATCAACTGCTTCAGAAACTTCTCCTGCCGAGCCCGCTGATCCTCTGGCCCCACCACCTGCTCCTTCTGCTGAGCCCCTGGGATTCTCCTCTGCAGACCCTCACTTATATCACCAGATACGCCTTCTTCTCAAACAAATGCAGGATGTAAAAGTTCTCCTTGGTCATCTGGTCATGGAGCTGAGGGACTTGACTGTCTACCTGAAGCCTGGTGTCACAAATGCTGCTGACAAGTGA
- the Fcrla gene encoding Fc receptor-like A isoform X4, which translates to MEEDRDQGGRAASSETLKCEGPFSMDQSSCHTEEEEEEEEAADVTHSSDTDFQVKGYKFSKPFHLIVSYDWLILQGPATSIFEGDPLVLHCRAWQDWPLTQVIFYRDGSALGPPGPKREFSINVVQRSDSGQYHCSGIFRSSGPGSRETASPVAITVQELFPSPVLKALPSSEPQEGGSVTLSCQTKLSLQRSASRLLFSFYKDGRPLSIRGVSSELQIPKASEEHSGSYWCEAATEDRQVWKQSPQLEIRVQGPLNSADSSVLNPALQKSTASETSPAEPADPLAPPPAPSAEPLGFSSADPHLYHQIRLLLKQMQDVKVLLGHLVMELRDLTVYLKPGVTNAADK; encoded by the exons ATGGAGGAAGACAGGGACCAAGGGGGACGAG CTGCCAGTTCGGAGACTCTGAAGTGTGAAGGACCTTTCAGCATGGATCAGAGCAGCTGCcacactgaggaggaggaggaggaggaggaggcggcggatGTGACCCATTCCAGTGACACCGACTTCCAGGTCAAGGGCTACAAGTTCAGTAAACCCTTCCATCTCATCGTTTCCTATG ACTGGCTGATCCTCCAAGGTCCAGCTACATCCATATTTGAAGGAGACCCACTGGTTCTGCACTGTCGTGCCTGGCAAGACTGGCCACTGACTCAGGTCATCTTCTACCGAGATGGCTCAGCCCTGGGTCCTCCTGGACCTAAAAGAGAATTCTCTATCAATGTGGTGCAAAGGTCAGACAGTGGGCAATACCACTGCAGTGGCATCTTCAGGAGCTCTGGTCCTGGGAGCCGAGAGACTGCATCCCCTGTGGCTATCACAGTCCAAG AATTGTTCCCATCCCCAGTTCTTAAAGCCTTACcatccagtgagccccaggaggGAGGCTCAGTGACCCTGAGTTGTCAGACAAAGTTGTCCCTGCAGAGGTCAGCTTCCcgcctcctcttctccttctacaAGGATGGAAGGCCACTGAGTATCAGAGGCGTCTCTTCAGAACTCCAGATCCCCAAGGCTTCAGAGGAGCACTCTGGCTCCTACTGGTGTGAGGCAGCTACTGAGGACAGGCAAGTGTGGAAGCAGAGCCCTCAGCTGGAGATCCGGGTGCAGG GTCCCTTAAATTCTGCTGATTCCTCCGTCTTGAATCCAGCTCTTCAGAAATCAACTGCTTCAGAAACTTCTCCTGCCGAGCCCGCTGATCCTCTGGCCCCACCACCTGCTCCTTCTGCTGAGCCCCTGGGATTCTCCTCTGCAGACCCTCACTTATATCACCAGATACGCCTTCTTCTCAAACAAATGCAGGATGTAAAAGTTCTCCTTGGTCATCTGGTCATGGAGCTGAGGGACTTGACTGTCTACCTGAAGCCTGGTGTCACAAATGCTGCTGACAAGTGA
- the Fcrla gene encoding Fc receptor-like A isoform X3: MKLSCVLMTWALYVCPAVLLATQMLPAASSETLKCEGPFSMDQSSCHTEEEEEEEEAADVTHSSDTDFQVKGYKFSKPFHLIVSYDWLILQGPATSIFEGDPLVLHCRAWQDWPLTQVIFYRDGSALGPPGPKREFSINVVQRSDSGQYHCSGIFRSSGPGSRETASPVAITVQELFPSPVLKALPSSEPQEGGSVTLSCQTKLSLQRSASRLLFSFYKDGRPLSIRGVSSELQIPKASEEHSGSYWCEAATEDRQVWKQSPQLEIRVQALQKSTASETSPAEPADPLAPPPAPSAEPLGFSSADPHLYHQIRLLLKQMQDVKVLLGHLVMELRDLTVYLKPGVTNAADK; this comes from the exons ATGAAGCTGAGCTGTGTCCTCATGACATGGGCTCTTTATGTCTGTCCCGCTGTGCTCCTGGCAACCCAGATGTTACCGG CTGCCAGTTCGGAGACTCTGAAGTGTGAAGGACCTTTCAGCATGGATCAGAGCAGCTGCcacactgaggaggaggaggaggaggaggaggcggcggatGTGACCCATTCCAGTGACACCGACTTCCAGGTCAAGGGCTACAAGTTCAGTAAACCCTTCCATCTCATCGTTTCCTATG ACTGGCTGATCCTCCAAGGTCCAGCTACATCCATATTTGAAGGAGACCCACTGGTTCTGCACTGTCGTGCCTGGCAAGACTGGCCACTGACTCAGGTCATCTTCTACCGAGATGGCTCAGCCCTGGGTCCTCCTGGACCTAAAAGAGAATTCTCTATCAATGTGGTGCAAAGGTCAGACAGTGGGCAATACCACTGCAGTGGCATCTTCAGGAGCTCTGGTCCTGGGAGCCGAGAGACTGCATCCCCTGTGGCTATCACAGTCCAAG AATTGTTCCCATCCCCAGTTCTTAAAGCCTTACcatccagtgagccccaggaggGAGGCTCAGTGACCCTGAGTTGTCAGACAAAGTTGTCCCTGCAGAGGTCAGCTTCCcgcctcctcttctccttctacaAGGATGGAAGGCCACTGAGTATCAGAGGCGTCTCTTCAGAACTCCAGATCCCCAAGGCTTCAGAGGAGCACTCTGGCTCCTACTGGTGTGAGGCAGCTACTGAGGACAGGCAAGTGTGGAAGCAGAGCCCTCAGCTGGAGATCCGGGTGCAGG CTCTTCAGAAATCAACTGCTTCAGAAACTTCTCCTGCCGAGCCCGCTGATCCTCTGGCCCCACCACCTGCTCCTTCTGCTGAGCCCCTGGGATTCTCCTCTGCAGACCCTCACTTATATCACCAGATACGCCTTCTTCTCAAACAAATGCAGGATGTAAAAGTTCTCCTTGGTCATCTGGTCATGGAGCTGAGGGACTTGACTGTCTACCTGAAGCCTGGTGTCACAAATGCTGCTGACAAGTGA
- the Fcrla gene encoding Fc receptor-like A isoform X5 — MEEDRDQGGRAASSETLKCEGPFSMDQSSCHTEEEEEEEEAADVTHSSDTDFQVKGYKFSKPFHLIVSYDWLILQGPATSIFEGDPLVLHCRAWQDWPLTQVIFYRDGSALGPPGPKREFSINVVQRSDSGQYHCSGIFRSSGPGSRETASPVAITVQELFPSPVLKALPSSEPQEGGSVTLSCQTKLSLQRSASRLLFSFYKDGRPLSIRGVSSELQIPKASEEHSGSYWCEAATEDRQVWKQSPQLEIRVQALQKSTASETSPAEPADPLAPPPAPSAEPLGFSSADPHLYHQIRLLLKQMQDVKVLLGHLVMELRDLTVYLKPGVTNAADK; from the exons ATGGAGGAAGACAGGGACCAAGGGGGACGAG CTGCCAGTTCGGAGACTCTGAAGTGTGAAGGACCTTTCAGCATGGATCAGAGCAGCTGCcacactgaggaggaggaggaggaggaggaggcggcggatGTGACCCATTCCAGTGACACCGACTTCCAGGTCAAGGGCTACAAGTTCAGTAAACCCTTCCATCTCATCGTTTCCTATG ACTGGCTGATCCTCCAAGGTCCAGCTACATCCATATTTGAAGGAGACCCACTGGTTCTGCACTGTCGTGCCTGGCAAGACTGGCCACTGACTCAGGTCATCTTCTACCGAGATGGCTCAGCCCTGGGTCCTCCTGGACCTAAAAGAGAATTCTCTATCAATGTGGTGCAAAGGTCAGACAGTGGGCAATACCACTGCAGTGGCATCTTCAGGAGCTCTGGTCCTGGGAGCCGAGAGACTGCATCCCCTGTGGCTATCACAGTCCAAG AATTGTTCCCATCCCCAGTTCTTAAAGCCTTACcatccagtgagccccaggaggGAGGCTCAGTGACCCTGAGTTGTCAGACAAAGTTGTCCCTGCAGAGGTCAGCTTCCcgcctcctcttctccttctacaAGGATGGAAGGCCACTGAGTATCAGAGGCGTCTCTTCAGAACTCCAGATCCCCAAGGCTTCAGAGGAGCACTCTGGCTCCTACTGGTGTGAGGCAGCTACTGAGGACAGGCAAGTGTGGAAGCAGAGCCCTCAGCTGGAGATCCGGGTGCAGG CTCTTCAGAAATCAACTGCTTCAGAAACTTCTCCTGCCGAGCCCGCTGATCCTCTGGCCCCACCACCTGCTCCTTCTGCTGAGCCCCTGGGATTCTCCTCTGCAGACCCTCACTTATATCACCAGATACGCCTTCTTCTCAAACAAATGCAGGATGTAAAAGTTCTCCTTGGTCATCTGGTCATGGAGCTGAGGGACTTGACTGTCTACCTGAAGCCTGGTGTCACAAATGCTGCTGACAAGTGA